The segment GATGGGGTGGTCCAGGGCTGTGCCATGTGGGACCCTCACCCGTTCAGAGGTGCCCTGTGGACTCTCACCTGGAGTCCGGGCACTCAGCTGATACCAGAAGGCCAAGCACTGGGTGGTTGCGGAGGGCTGGTAGAGCTGGGAGGTGAGGGCAGCCACCTGCCCCACAGGCAGGGAGCCCCTGCCTGTGCTCACCACCATGTAATGACCTGGGGGGAGAGAAGCCCCCACACCATGaccccacccagccctgctgggggcaTCAGGGAACTGATGGGGCTGGAGAATCCCCCTGGGTTTGGGGAGTCTGGGGGTTATGGAGCTCCATACAGCGGTGGCCTCTGCAAATCCTGGCAGAGCtcacagggagagcagggagggcaggcaggacactcagagcaggcagagagcacaggCTGAacacagggcaggcagggagggcggGCAGGAGGgtcagggcaggcaggagggtcAGGGCGGGCAGGAGGGTCAGGGCGGGCAGGAGGgtcagggcaggcaggagggtcagggcaggcagcaggctcCGCCAGAGCCCCAGGCAGGCACGGCCCTGGTACCTGCAGAGGTGCCGGTGCTGTGGTCAGCCTGGGGCCCGCTGGCGCTGCCGGTGCTGTTGCTCTGCCGCTGCCAGCCACGCTGCCCGCTGCCTGCCAGCCCACACTCATCCACCTCGAAGGAGCAGGAGGGCTCGGCCCCACAGGGCCCGGCTGTCAGCGCCAGGTCGTCCAGTGCCATGTCCCCCTGGAACCCGTCCCGCAGGGCCTCGAAGGCCACCTGCCGCCAGACAGCGGGGTCAGGTGGCCCCGAGCCCCGCTGGCAGCCGGGGGGACGGGGCGTCCCAGCCCTCACCCGGTACCGCCGCCGGCCCGTGCTGGGCAGTGTGGCCTGTCCCCGGTGCCAGAGGCTGCCACGGGTCCCTCGCTGGGTCCACAGCACAGTGtcctctgctccttccagccGCAGCTTGAGGTTCAGGGTGCCTGGGCAGAGGGGAGCGTCAGGCTGCTATCCCACACCCCTTGGAGACTCCCTGGTCCCCTGGGGAGCAAAGCAGGACTGGGCTGTCCCCAGGAGGCTGCCGTGGGGCTGTGTACCGATCTGCGGGCCGGCTAGACGGTACCAGAAGGAGAGGCAGCTCGGGGCAGAGGTGGGCTCCTGGCTGTAGGTGATGAGCTGTGCCCGCTGCCTGCGGCTGCGTGGTGCAGAAGGGTCCACTGCCATAAAGTAGCCTGAGTGTCAAGGACAAACAGGGTGGAGGGGACATGGACATGGGTGCTCCAAGCTGCACCCACATCTCCCACACCCCACCCCTGGATCCATGTGCCCCTTGGGTGGGCCTGGCTGAGCTTGCCCCGCAGGCGTGGGGCTGCTTGGAGGGCACAGGGTatgtcccagccctggggacaggaggcTGTGGGGTCACCTGGGCTACCTGGGGTCCCCAGGAGAGGAGCCAGCCCCTTACCTGAGCCAGTGGTGTGGTCAGGGCCCTGTCCTTTCCCTGTGCCATGGACCCATCTGAAGTCACTGGACTGATCCTGGTACCAGCCGCACATGCCCCTCTCAAAGTTGCAGGACAGCTCTGGCCAGAGAGCGGAGACCATGACAAGGGAATGAGGATAGGGTGCCCCACAATCAGGTCCCCAAAATGTTCATTTCCCCAAGTGCCCCTGCCCCACTCCCCCAGTTCACCCcatgcagctgccctggggcaggATCAGAGCTCAGCCTCAGACCCAGGGCTTCTGCACTGTGGTCCTGTCCttgggctggggacagggtgaCAGTCACCGGGCAGCCTCTGTGAGAGCAGCGCCCATCTTTGTGGGCTGGGGGCCAGgattccctcctgctgccctccctgcccctggccATACCCATGGCCCCTGGTGGCACCACATTGGGGTGACACTGCACGAACGTCACGTTGTCAATGGCAGCAGCGCTCACTGAGTCCTGCAGATCcatcagccccagcagctcGACCTGGGATGCCAAAGCAGCTGTGAGCCTGGGATGCCTCATGGCACTGGCACCGCCCTGCCAGTAGGTAGCCAGGCTAGTCCCTTTGCCCCTGGGAGCACCTGAAATGGCCTGGTCCTCTCTCCCAGTGGGACACTGACGCGtccctcagctgtgctgccatgcCCTGATGTGTGCCAGGCCAGGTCAGTGGTGCCAGCAGCATGATCTGCAACGCTGACAGCGAGGAAACctgggcaggagaagcaggggCTGCGGAGACCCCCTGGGCCCTGGCACCCACCCAGCCCATGGccagaggggacagggacaccccGGTTCCAGGATGGAGTGATGGAGCAGAGTGAGACTGGTAGAGGCAGCAAAGacagggagggggtgggagtACCTGCCctgtggcagggcagggcagagagcaggcagggcacCCAGAAGCCAGGCAGGACgtgggcagggagaaggcaggACACCCTGGGCATGGGCAGGGGGTTACCTTGGGGTCCAGTGCGGATGCGGTAGCTCATTtccagggtgcaggcagggccagAGGGGCCCAGCAGAGGTGTACGTGCCTTGGCAGCAGCCACCATTTGTCCTTCCCCTGCCTGGAGAGCCAGGAAAGCCCCTGGGCAAGGAAACACCCTGAGAAGTCAGGGCAGAGGCCCCACATCGGTGgctgcacccccccccccagcacagcaccctgccTGGGCATCACCCTCACCCTTCCCACAGGGTACACACCCACCCTGGctaggcaggagcagagggtcCCTACACCCTGGGAGTCCCGGTGGTGCTGGGGGCCAAAAGGCATAATCTGGGTGGTGGGAAGGGCCTCACCAGTGATGAACATGGCAGCGGGCTCGGCGGGCTCGGTGTCCCTCTGCACACCCCAGCGCAGCCGCCCCACGCTGACATCgtgccagcccccagcccctgcctcgAAGGTGGTCGCTCCTGCAAAAGCCCAGGCTCAGCCCCCTGGGCCACCACAGGTCCTAGGGGCTGGTGGGCACTTGTGTCCTCCAGCTGGGCCAGCTGGGGGGTGCCTGGGTCACCCTGCCCGGCGCCCTGGCTGCCCGGGGGCCGGTGCCCACCCTGGGCTCTCACCGCAGCGCTGCTCGTCAGAGCCATCGGCACAGGTCTGGGCAAAGTCACAGCACAGCTCCGTGCTGATGCAGCCCCCGCTGTCACACGCCACCTCCTCAGCCGTGCAGCGGCCGGCACCCGTCCGGCTCGGCAGCGAGACTGAAGGCTTCCCTGATGGAGAAACCCCCCGGGATGGAAAGCAGTGGTGAGGGGGCCTGGCAGCATCGGCATCACCCCTTCAAGCCACAGCCCCTTGTCCCTGTCCATCTCCTTTGCTTCCCATGTCCCCCAGCCCcattcctgccctgctggctgccACCAGGGGAAGGGGATGGAGGGGCACGGTGAGAGTTGCCTGTGTGACATGGCTTGGGCAGGAAGTTTTGGGACAAGGGGGTGGAAAGTGTCACAGATGCAGGGCGAGGACACCAGGCAAGCTTGGCTGTGGTCCCCAGAGCAAGTGCTTGCCATGCTGTGCCCAGGATGGTCATCTtgctgagcagagggacaggcagaAGCTGTGGTGGAGCCTTCAGGGGTGATGCCACAGGCACAAGACACCTGGGaacagctgcctgtgctggagcaggggttGGGGGCAGCCACCCTCCAGCTCACCCTGCTCCTGCAtgcagcctggggacaggatCAGGTCATCAATGGCCACAGTGCCTGTGCCACTGGCCACCCCCTCGATCAGCACCTGCAGGGAAGCACCATGTAGCAGTGTCAACATGGGGTATTGCACAGTATGGAAGGGCTGGGAGATGGCATCGGGGTTGGGGGGGACATCAGGGACCCATGGGACGGGGGAACCCTGTGATTGGCCAACATGTGCTTCCCCAGGAGGGGGCTTGGTGGGAGCAGGGGCAATGCTGTGGCTGAAAGGGATGGGAAGGCCATGGTGGGCTTGGGGTGATGGTGTTGCCAGTGCACACAGCCATGGCCCATGgctgccctgggtgctgctggagtgCTCTCAGGGTCCCATTGGTGTGTCCACCAAGGCCAGATGGGAGGCAGTTGGGTTGTGTGGGTGGCCCTGGGGGACAGCAGACAGGACAGTGAGAAGACATGGGGTGACATGGGATGGAGGAAGACACTCCCCTCCCTGTTACTAGTGGGATagtccctgggctgggggggcaaTTTGGAGGTGTGGACACAGGGACATGGCAGTGGCACATGCCAGCATCAGAGGCTCAGCTCAGTTCCCAGCTGAGTCCCTACTCCATGTCCCAGGGGTGTGTACTGGGGGTGGCTCCATGCCTCTCTCCCAGCAAGCAGCCCAGTTTGCCCCAGTGTGGCCTCAGCCCACCTTGAAGCTCTCTGTCACATTGAAGTTCACCCTCTCCCGGACCCAGTAGCTGCCCAGGTCCCCTGTCCTCTCCTTCATCAGGTGCTTGGTTGACCTGGTCACATAGGAGAtgctgaggctgctggtggctgagcCGTGGAGGTGGCAGTACAGCACAagctggggacaggggatgAGTGAGCCCTgaagccctgggcagggacacacagTCCCCCCCCACATGGCTGCTGCCCCACAGGATGATCACAAaggtggggctggaggagctcagGGGTCCAGCAGGCACCAGAGATGCCACCAAACCATCCCCCAAAACCCGCTGCCCTTTCCCAGCAAAGGGCCAATCCCAGCCTCAGCCCCATGTGGGGGTCCCCAAGGCTGGGGACCTCATTCCATGCCACCACCGTGCCCGCACGGGCTGTAATGTGGGTCCCCAGCTGTGACTCACAGAGCACGAGTTGGTGGCTTGGAATGTGGGACTGCTGAGCCGGGCAGGGCCGGTGGCCCCTGTGGTCGAGGTGCTGCCCACgaggaggaaaaaacctgtGGAAGATGCCAGGAAGGGGCTGAGTGGTGCCAGGACAGGGGTGAGGGTGCAAGACCTTGGTTTCCTGGTGCAGTCTGAAGCTGAGCCCAGGTTGTGTGTTACCCCAGGGGCCAGAGGGCACATTGGCCAGTGGAGCCCCAGGGGCTGCCGTGGGGAGCTGGGGCCCGTTCACATACCTGCCCTGCTGTTGTGGCTGTGGTCCCGGGTGGGGACACTGCCCCCCGTCCCCAGGCTTAGGCTCGTGTTCCTCTCCCATGCTGGCTGCCCCACCTCggcttcccagctgcagaaacCTTGCTCAAAGGAGCAGCGGGTgaagggctctgcagggaggcagggagagcagtgacCCAGGGAGGTCCCCATGGGCCTGACCCCTCTGCCAAACACTTGGGGTGATTTAGCCCCTCCTGCCACACAGCTGTGGGGTCTGGGGTGAATCCTATCAGCCCCACGGTCCAGATTTGCCGTGTCAGGGCCGACCCTCAGCCCGCCCGTGGGGTCGGAGGGCCAGTGGGCAGGATCCCCCCGGGGCAGGGATGCTCACTGCACCGCGCCGCATCCTCGTCCGAGCCGTCCCCGCAGTCCTCGGTGCCGTCGCAGAAGCGGGGCTGGGCCAGGCAGCTGCCCTGCCCGCAGTGGCTCTGCTCCCCCCTGCAGAGCGGCTGCCCGGGCTCTGGGGGCGGGACACGCCATCAGCACACGGCTGGGCCCGCAGGGACCCCCGCGTGTGCTGcccacccccctcccacccccccatcATTCTCTGGGGTCACTCGAGGGACAGGCTTTTGCTACCCACTCCACAGCCTGGCCAAGGTAAGGAGCCCCTAAGACACCACAGGCAGCTGGTGGCTCCCCCGGGGTGCAAAGTCCAAAAAACTCCCTGCGGATCCCGGCTCCTGTCTCATCCCGGACACAGGACTAACCCTGCAAGCCACAGTTCCTGAAGATGATGTCGTCGAGCGCCACCTCTGCCTCACATGCAGGCAGTTGGGTCAGGGAGAAGATGAGCTGCCGACAAGACATCAGAGATGGTGTGAGCTGAGCTCCTGCCTGAGTCACCCGGGCACCTTTGGCTCCCAGTGCATCCCTggctctcccagccccagctcagtGGCCTGGGTACCGACACGGCCCCATCTCACCTGGAACTGCCCTGGGACCCGGCCCAGGTAGGTGACCAGCTGGTGCCAGCCTTGGCCTTGGTTCCTCGGGCTCTGCCACAGCTCCACCACCTCGTCCCTGTGCACCATGGCCAGACgcagcactggctgctccaTCTGGTTCAGCCCTGCGGGAGCCCCAAAACATGGCCCTTGGCACTGGGCATCCCAGGGGATACCCCCAGGGATGAGTCAAGACCCACCAGCTCTGGGCACCAGGCAAGTGGGGTGGCAAGAACCCATCTTGAGGTGCCAGTAGCTCTGTCCTTGCCATGAGGGCAGAtggtcccatccctccctgctgcccccatcATTGCTTCCCTGTGCCTGGTACCCCAAGACCCGGCCGTGCCCACTGTGGGTTCCCTCACCACTTCCTGAGACGTGGTACCAGGCCCTGATCTCACATGTGGCGGCTGCTTCCCTCATCACTTGTGACCTGagccaggctgtggctgtggtCTTTGCTGGAGGAGACACAGTCACCATGAACCATCCTGGGGAGGACACAGAGCAGaacaggggctgcagctccatgggATGGCCCCGGAGCCACAGCTGGTACCGCTCCTGCCATACCACGGGTCTGCTCCATCCCCTCTACCCTACAAGACAGCACACTGGCTTCAGGGCACCCATGGCCTGTGGGTGCCCGAAGCCCgctcagcagcccagcagctccagctcaccCAGGTCCGTGCCCACGGTGTGGTCTGAGTGGGGACCCGTGCCCCACGCAGCCAGGctggcccggccccgcacccaTCTGTGAGCCGAGGTGCTCACGTCCCGCCAGCCGCAGGCACCTTCCTCGAAATCACAGGTGAAGGGGGTGCCCAGCACCACTGAGCCCCGCAGGTACCCTGGGGTGGGCAGACAAGGtgtcagggctgggctggggacatCCTGGGGATCTGCACCCACCTGGGGACCTGCACCCACCCTGGGGACCTATGTCCACCCTTAAAGACAtgtgccagccccagggacCTACACCCATCCTGGGGACCTGTTCCCACCCTGGGGACCTGCACCCACCCTGGGGTCTGCTATGCACACTGGGGTCCTGCACCCACCCAGAGGGATCTACCCAGGCAAGCCTGGGAGTCTAAGCCCACCTCAGAGACCTGCACCCACTTTACCTGAGGGACCCTCATCCATGATGGggtcctgcacccacccttggCACCAGCACCCATCCCAGGGACCTTCACCCATGGTGCCCCCAGCTCCATTGCCTGCCCTCACCCCAGGAGCAGGGTCTGGGAATGGGGCAGGGGTCAGGAGGTCGGCGGGTCTGGGCACCCACCACATTCATTCTCATCGGAGCAGTCACTGCAGTTGCAGACGAAGTCACAGAGCTGCTCGGCTGCGCTGCTGCAGCTGTTGACCACCACGGACCAACTGGGGAGGACAGTGACAGCTACAGGAGAGACAATGGGGCTGAAATCCCCATGGGCACCCAGGCACGGGGCCCGTGGCAGTGACAGAGGGCACACGTGGCCTTCAGGTGACATTTGTCTGGGCTCTCGGCAGCATCGTCCCTCGGATGGGacctcctgcttctcctctggcACCCTGCacctcccccacctcccactTCACTatctcccacccccagcccctggggtgCCAGAGCCCATCTGGGCTGGGACACTAACCCACACACCCCTGTTTTGAGTCTCAGCCCCCATTTTGGGGGAAACAAGACAACATGAGCATTTTCCTCCCCACACTGAGCAATGCCACCAGCAACACGCAGCTTGGCACTGGCAGCTTCAGTTCCCTGGAGGACCCTGATCTGACCTTCATCAgcagagcccagaggagggTTTTGCTGTGTCATATCTGCCCCATCCCCCCctgaggcagcacagccctccagagCTGATCCCCATTGAAGCCCCCAACCCCCATGGGACCCcaagctggggtgggagggagcagggcagccagtgccacagccccttccctccccgtGGCACAACCCCAGTGTTGGCAGAgctcacccagcagcagcaggagggtcaGTGTTGCCTGCCCAGCCATCTTGGCCTCTGGGCCACGGTGAGGGTAGAACGGAGCCGGGAGAGACAaggggctggcaggagaggCCAGGGCTGGAATCTGGTCCTCAGGTCTTACCCCGTGCTGGACTTCAACCCCGCTCTTATCAGCTCCCCAGCTCTGGCCACAGGGTTTATGGCCAAGCAGTTTGCTGGGCTGGGACAGGTCACCATGTCCTGCTGCCCGGCACTGCCACCAGCATGGCAGGCAGTGAGGTGGCAGCTCTGTGTCCCCAGGCCACCATCACCTGTTTTTCCCCAACAACCCCCTCTTCCTCACCTGCCTTTTTCCAGCCGTGCCGAGATGCTGGGTGCTCCTCTGCGTGGGACGGGGCCAGCTCGCGCTGTCCAGAGGCACACACTGGTTTGGTGAAGGAAAAGGACACTTCTTCCTGCCCAACCAGCCATactgcctggagaagctggcagctctgccaggggtgggggtctgtgccatgctgtgccagctgcctgggctgtgtCCTGTCTAACCAGAACGAGAAATGGTGACTGAGCACCAGGAGCAATGGGAGAGCCTTTGAGAGCAGGGCACAGATTTGGGTGCAGGGCACACGGTGACTGAGGGGTACACCCTGGCCAGGGAGGGCAGTTGTGCTGGGTGTAGTGGAAATGGGGTGCAAGGAGCAACTTCCAAGGCAGGCAAGGTACAAACGGGTCATGATGCACCTGGGCAATGGTGAGCCACAGCAGACAGGGGGCTGTAGGACTTGGGGGGGCTTAGCCATCTAAGTGTTGGAGCTTTGAATTCAGAACAAAACTCTGGCTGTCTGGAGACttgggacaggctggaagaggaggcagggacaggcaggaggacaggcaggaggagcagcccaTCCCAGAACCGAGCTGAGCTGGCTTTGCCAAAACCCagggctccagcccagcccagtgaCATGCTGATGGCAGGAGGGGTCTCATCCTGCCCGGCgtgggcagagcagcctggcagccccatgctcctgctgcctgtgcagcagcCATGGCAGGAGGATGCCCTGGCTGGCGCAGAGCCTggcaggctgcctgcagggccCCTTGCACAGGGTCCCAGCTGCCCATGCCCAGCCCTTGCCCTgttccccagccagcagcctctGGGCCTGGGGTCCTGCAGGTGCCACCAGCAGGAGCCAGCCTTCACCCCTTCCTGCCCTATATGACCACCATGGGGCAAAGGGCACAGCTCTGGGTGGTTCCTCGGGGGAGCAACCCAAGCAGAGTCCCAGGAAAGGCTGATCAGCCGGGAAGgagcttccccagctctgttgcccttctctggacacactccagcccctcaatgtcccTGTTgcgaggggcccagaactgaccccaggattccaggtgccccctcaccagtgctcagcacagggGGACGATCCCTgcactgctcctgctggccacaccagtgctgatACAAGCCATGATACTCGTGGCcgccttggccacctgggcacacacagGCTCATCTCTCAAGTAAcaaatgacagaacaagaggaaatagccttAAGTttcaccaggggaggtttagattggatattgggaacaattttttccccaaaagggttgtcaaggcctggcacaggctgcccagggcagcagtggagtcatcatccctggagggatttacaagctgtgtagatgtggtgctgagggacatgggttagcaCTGGCCTCAGTAGAGTtgggtcagtggtggccttggcagtgctgggttaacggttggacttggtgatcataaaggtcttttccaaccaaaatgactccatgattctatgactctgcaggcagagccctgcatGGCACCACAGGCGCTGCCTGGTGATGGCAACCActgcccctgcctcagtttccccacatGGACAGGAACCCCTCCTGCCTgcgctgccagcagcaccttcccCCAGAGATGGGCCCCTGGAGCCGATGGTTGAGGGTGGTTGTTTCTCCCCTCAGCTGATGGCCTTGGCCAGATTGCAGCACGATTGCATCAGGGGCAGTAAAACCCGGGGTCCATCTCCTTCCCCCAGTGTCAGCTGGGACTGGCCTGGCCCCCAGGGCAGCAGTCCTGCCTTTCCTGGCTGCCTGGAAACCCATCAAGCCCCAAGCTGACCACCTGCCAGCACTGAGGCCTCTGGCAAagcagccaccagctgcaggcagagcatcTCCAGCAGGTCTGATCCCTCCCCTCTGCGCTGGGGTACACAGGGGGATGCTGGGCCCCCAGCATCAGAGACATGGGTGTCCTGGAGCGGATTCAGCTAGGGGCTGTGatgatgatgaagggactggacTTCCcacaaggagaggctgagaaagctggagctgctcagcctggagcagagatggCACAGGACATGTCCCTGTGTGTTTAAGACCCaacaggagagagaggagggaaggaggcagctTCCTCTGAGCAGCGAGTGCCCATGAAGGgatgagagaaaacaagaaaaaagcaagaacatggatcacagaatcacaaaatcatagaacgtgtggggttggaagggacctttaaaggccatctagtccagccccccctgcagtgcacagggtgCACTTTTtaactagatgaggttgctcagagcctcctcaAGCCTGACCctgagtgtctccagggatgaggcctccaccacctctctgggcaacctgttccagtgcttcaccacccttgttgtaaataacttcttcctaatgtctaatctaatcTACTCTGCT is part of the Apus apus isolate bApuApu2 chromosome 19, bApuApu2.pri.cur, whole genome shotgun sequence genome and harbors:
- the MAMDC4 gene encoding apical endosomal glycoprotein isoform X1 — translated: MAGQATLTLLLLLAVTVLPSWSVVVNSCSSAAEQLCDFVCNCSDCSDENECGYLRGSVVLGTPFTCDFEEGACGWRDVSTSAHRWVRGRASLAAWGTGPHSDHTVGTDLGWFMVTVSPPAKTTATAWLRSQVMREAAATCEIRAWYHVSGSGLNQMEQPVLRLAMVHRDEVVELWQSPRNQGQGWHQLVTYLGRVPGQFQLIFSLTQLPACEAEVALDDIIFRNCGLQEPGQPLCRGEQSHCGQGSCLAQPRFCDGTEDCGDGSDEDAARCKPFTRCSFEQGFCSWEAEVGQPAWERNTSLSLGTGGSVPTRDHSHNSRAGFFLLVGSTSTTGATGPARLSSPTFQATNSCSLVLYCHLHGSATSSLSISYVTRSTKHLMKERTGDLGSYWVRERVNFNVTESFKVLIEGVASGTGTVAIDDLILSPGCMQEQGKPSVSLPSRTGAGRCTAEEVACDSGGCISTELCCDFAQTCADGSDEQRCGATTFEAGAGGWHDVSVGRLRWGVQRDTEPAEPAAMFITGAFLALQAGEGQMVAAAKARTPLLGPSGPACTLEMSYRIRTGPQGFLAVSVADHAAGTTDLAWHTSGHGSTAEGRVSVPLGERTRPFQVELLGLMDLQDSVSAAAIDNVTFVQCHPNVVPPGAMELSCNFERGMCGWYQDQSSDFRWVHGTGKGQGPDHTTGSGYFMAVDPSAPRSRRQRAQLITYSQEPTSAPSCLSFWYRLAGPQIGTLNLKLRLEGAEDTVLWTQRGTRGSLWHRGQATLPSTGRRRYRVAFEALRDGFQGDMALDDLALTAGPCGAEPSCSFEVDECGLAGSGQRGWQRQSNSTGSASGPQADHSTGTSAGHYMVVSTGRGSLPVGQVAALTSQLYQPSATTQCLAFWYQLSARTPGSLGVFVEQSMVRRKVMSVSTMEGDAWHRGHVTIQPDGDWQVIFEATGAGGDHGYIALDDLHVSEGACPEPGSCDFEKDTCGWSSPPDPHLHGFAWGWKSGIPLAKYPSPEQDHTLGTRDGHYMHFDTSVLGPGGTTARLESQHLPAAANSCLRFWYHMDILENLSCGELRVMVQGPAGQRTVWSVPGHRSWGWRGAVVPMQSPSEFQLIFEISTHRWPMEGTVALDDIVYSTGGGCHSSPEASVEEKSSSSFTVEVVLSVLLATVVLVLVAAGGWYWLRRRGLASGSPAESNVPQGFDNITFRDDKVTISSVPKEGDEA
- the MAMDC4 gene encoding apical endosomal glycoprotein isoform X2 is translated as MAGQATLTLLLLLAVTVLPSWSVVVNSCSSAAEQLCDFVCNCSDCSDENECGYLRGSVVLGTPFTCDFEEGACGWRDVSTSAHRWVRGRASLAAWGTGPHSDHTVGTDLGWFMVTVSPPAKTTATAWLRSQVMREAAATCEIRAWYHVSGSGLNQMEQPVLRLAMVHRDEVVELWQSPRNQGQGWHQLVTYLGRVPGQFQLIFSLTQLPACEAEVALDDIIFRNCGLQEPGQPLCRGEQSHCGQGSCLAQPRFCDGTEDCGDGSDEDAARCKPFTRCSFEQGFCSWEAEVGQPAWERNTSLSLGTGGSVPTRDHSHNSRAGFFLLVGSTSTTGATGPARLSSPTFQATNSCSLVLYCHLHGSATSSLSISYVTRSTKHLMKERTGDLGSYWVRERVNFNVTESFKVLIEGVASGTGTVAIDDLILSPGCMQEQGKPSVSLPSRTGAGRCTAEEVACDSGGCISTELCCDFAQTCADGSDEQRCGATTFEAGAGGWHDVSVGRLRWGVQRDTEPAEPAAMFITGAFLALQAGEGQMVAAAKARTPLLGPSGPACTLEMSYRIRTGPQGFLAVSVADHAAGTTDLAWHTSGHGSTAEGRVSVPLGERTRPFQVELLGLMDLQDSVSAAAIDNVTFVQCHPNVVPPGAMELSCNFERGMCGWYQDQSSDFRWVHGTGKGQGPDHTTGSGYFMAVDPSAPRSRRQRAQLITYSQEPTSAPSCLSFWYRLAGPQIGTLNLKLRLEGAEDTVLWTQRGTRGSLWHRGQATLPSTGRRRYRVAFEALRDGFQGDMALDDLALTAGPCGAEPSCSFEVDECGLAGSGQRGWQRQSNSTGSASGPQADHSTGTSAGSLGVFVEQSMVRRKVMSVSTMEGDAWHRGHVTIQPDGDWQVIFEATGAGGDHGYIALDDLHVSEGACPEPGSCDFEKDTCGWSSPPDPHLHGFAWGWKSGIPLAKYPSPEQDHTLGTRDGHYMHFDTSVLGPGGTTARLESQHLPAAANSCLRFWYHMDILENLSCGELRVMVQGPAGQRTVWSVPGHRSWGWRGAVVPMQSPSEFQLIFEISTHRWPMEGTVALDDIVYSTGGGCHSSPEASVEEKSSSSFTVEVVLSVLLATVVLVLVAAGGWYWLRRRGLASGSPAESNVPQGFDNITFRDDKVTISSVPKEGDEA